TGCCACTCCTTATTGAAGCAGATCAACTCAACGAGCTCCTCCGCGAGCCCGGCCTGCTGATAATTGATGTCTGCAGTGCAGAAAACTATGCCCGCCACCATATTCCCGGTGCGGTGCATATCGCCCCTTCAGAACTGCAATCTGGCGTTAAGCCCGCCGTAGGCAAACTGCCAACTAAAGCCGCGCTACAATCGCTGTTTCAACGGGTGGGCTTAACCCCCGACAGCCATGTTATCGCCTACGACGACGAAGGTGGCGGCTGGGCAGGACGACTCATTTGGACATTAGACGCCATCGGTCACAAACACTACAGCTACCTCAATGGCGGCTTACACGCCTGGGTAGAAGAAAATCACCCCGTCCAGCAGGTCGCCGCAGACCCCAAGCCCAGCGACATCGAAATTGCCCTGGACACCACCCCCGTCGCCGAGATTGAAGATTTTATCGCCATGCTCGATAACCCCCAATTGCGGATATGGGACGCCCGCTCCCCAGAAGAGTACCGAGGCGAAAAAGTTTTTGCCGCCCATGGTGGCCATATCCCCGGTGCCATCAACCTCGATTGGCTGGAGCTCATCGACAAAGAAAACAATATGCGTCTAAAAGAGTTAAGCAGCCTGCAGACACGGCTGAACGAACTGGGGCTGAGCAAAGATAAATCGATTATTACCCACTGCCAAACCCATCACCGGTCTGGGCTAAGCTATTTGCTAATGAAAATCCTCGGCTACCCCAACATCAAGGGCTACCACGGCTCTTGGGGTGAATGGGGCAATCGCAACGACACCCCAATAGAAACCGGGGCAGACCACCGCAGCAGTGCGCAACAGCCTTGAGTGAAATAAAACCTCTCAGCAACCACGATAAAAAGGACAACAGGTGAAAATTGTTTTTATTATTTTTCAATATTTACTGCCACAACAATGCTTATCCCGGCTGGTGGGGCGCTTGGCCGAGTGCACCACGCCGTGGCTGAAAAACGCCCTGATCAAACGCTTTATCCGCCACTACGGCGTCGACATGAGCGAGGCCGCCGAGCCCGACCCAGAGCTATACAGCAACTTTAATGCGTTTTTTACCCGGGCATTAAAAGAAGGCGCGCGGCCCATTGCGGAAGGCAGTCACGATATTGCCTGCCCCGCCGACGGCGTTGTCAGTCAGTTGGGCAAAATTTCTGCAGGACGCATTTTACAAGCCAAAGGCCAAGACTATTCCCTCAATCAACTCTTGGCCGGTGACCAGGCAATGGCCGCACAATTTATCGACGGCCACTTTGCCACCATTTACCTGTCACCCAAAGACTATCACCGTGTGCATATGCCCCTGGACGGCGAGCTTCGCAGCAGTACCTATGTCCCCGGCCAATTGTTTTCAGTTAACCAAACTACCGCCGATAATGTCGCCAATCTCTTTGCCCGCAACGAACGTCTAATCAGCGTGTTTGATACCGACGCCGGGCCAATGGCGGTGATCCTGGTCGGCGCCATGATTGTGGCTGGCATCGAAACTGTCTGGACAGGACAAATTGCCCCCCCACCCCGGCAAATCAGCACCCAGCATTACCCTCGCCAAGAAGCGGTCAGTCTCAAAAAAGGTGAAGAAATGGGTCGTTTCAAACTGGGGTCCACCGTCATCCTCTTATTTGGCAAAGATCAAGTAGAGTGGGCGTCGCAATTTGGCCCCCTCAGCCCCACCCGGCTTGGAGAACCACTGGGATCACACAAAATCGTCAGCGCTTAAACCCTAGCTGCCGCAGAGAGAGGGCCGTGACCCATCTCTGCATAGGCAAGCCTTCTGGCTTACCTTGCGTCCTTAAAGATAATTTAGGTATAAAAACCTATCCCCCAAACGGCGAGCAGCGATTATTCTCAGTAGCATTAGTCTATTGCACATCCCTTAACTACCGGTTTATTAACCACGGGATGCCAAGGATACTGTAATGAATGCCCCACTCACCACAAAGCCTGATGCTCAGCAAAATTACTTAAAAAATGAGCTTTATACGCTGATTCAGCAAGACCCTGGCATCTTTGAATTTATTCAATCTGGCTCGCTGGATGGCCTTTGGTACTGGGATATTGAAAAACCGGAAAACGAATGGATGAGCCCCCGATTCTGGGAAACTCTGGGCTACGCCCCGTCAGAAAAGGCCCATCTTGCCAGCGAGTGGCAAGACATTATTTTTCAAGAAGATCTGGCGACGGCACTGGTCAACTTTAAAGAACATTGCCAAAACCCCGACCATCCTTACGATCAAATTGTGCGCTACCGCCATCGCAACGGTTCCACCGTATGGATTCGCTGTCGGGGCATGGCGGTACGAGATGACAATGGCCGCCCCCTACGCATGTTAGGCGCTCACACCGATGTCACCGAATTAAAGCTGGCCGAACTCCGACTGGCGGAGAAAAACGATGAGCTGCTCAAATACAGCTACGCTATTTCCCACGACTTAAAAGGCCCCATTGGCAATGCCGGTTTGGGCCTGAAATTGATTGAAGAAAATTTCAGCGCCGGGCTGGACCCGATGGCTAAAACCTTGCTGTCCCAAATGACCGATACCATGAGCCGTATGATCACCGTGATTGATGGCCTGCATAATATAGCCGTGGTAGACGGCCTGGAATCCGATTCCGAAACCTTTTCACTGGGTGCCCTGCTTGAAACTGTCAAGCAAGACCTGCAACAAGATATTAGTCAAAGCAACGGCCACATTACGCTGGACAGCGATGGCGACATTACCGCGACCAAAGTCCTTTGCACCCAAGTACTCTACAATTTGGTTCAAAACGCGCTTAAATACCGCAAACCCGAGGTGGCGCCCCAGATCAATATCGGCCTGGGTGAGACTCCCAGCCACTGGCAGGTTACCGTTATCGACAACGGGCTAGGCATTGCCCCGCAACACCACGAAAAGATATTTGAATTTTTAAAACGCCTGCACGCCAATCATGAAATCGCCGGCTCAGGTTTAGGTCTGAGTTTTTGCAAAAAAGCGGTCTCACGTTTGGGGGGAACGCTAAAACTCGAGTCCGCCGAAAACTGCGGCGCCATATTCAGCTTTACCATTGCCAAACCCTGATAGTAGTATCTGCAGCGCCCTACTTGTTGCCATGCTCACAATCATAGCAACCTAGGGAAGGTCTGCACAACCTCCCTCGTTCATAAAAATACCGCTAAAAATACGCGTTAGTTTCTTGGGCCGCGGTGATTCTCAGCTTTTCCCGGCCTGTAACCAGCCATTTGGCTGATTACAGGCGCACCTTCCCTACGAAGGCAGATATTTCTCCGCTCTCAGCAGGTTGGTAAACGCCGAGAGGACATACAGGCGATTGGTGTTTTTCGCCAGTCCACGGTAGCGAACCTTCCCATAACCAAACTGCTGTTTGATCGTCCGGAACGGATGCTCGACTTTCGCACGCACGCTGGCCTTTATTCCCTCCAGCATTTCCTGTAGCTGGTCAGCCAGCTTGCGCCGGGTGCCGGGGCGTAGCGCGATACGCCAATCGACATCCCGATCTTTAAACTCATCTCGCTTATGGATGCCGGTATAACCCGCATCACCCCAGACCCGCTGCTCTTCTCCGTGAAGAAGCTGATCTGCCGCAGTGAGATCATGCACATTCGCGGCTGTGGTCTCGATGCTGTGAATCAAGCCGTCCCGGTCATCCACGCCAATATGCATCTTCATGCCAAAGTGCCATTCATTGCCTTTCTTTGTCTGGTGCATCTCCGGATCCCGCTCCCCGTCCTGATTCTTGGTTGAGCTGGGCGCGGCGATAATCGTGGCATCAACAATGGTGCCTTCACGCATCATCAGACCCTGCTGGCGCAGCTGGGCGCTCACGGTATCGAAGATCACTTTGCCCAATTTGTAGCGTTCTAAAAAATGACGGAAGCGGAGAATGGTGCTTTCATCCGGTAGCCGATCAGACAAACGGAGCCCGGCAAAGCGGCGCATCGACTCGATCTCGTACAGGGCATCCTCCATCGCCGGATCACTGAGGTTGTAGAACAGCTGCAGGCAGTGAACCCGAAGCATTATCGCCAGCGGGTACGGCGGATTCCCGTTCTCACCCTTGGGATAGTGCTTGCGGAGCTTCTTCTCCAGCTTGGCCCAGGGAATCAAGCCATCCATTTTCTCGAGGAACAGCTCCCGCCGCGTCTTGCGCTTCTTGTTTTGGTATTCGGCTTCGGCGAAAGTCAGTTGGCTCATGCTATATTCCGGTTGAAATGGGTCATCACGAAATTATCTCAAATTTTCGAGGTTGTGCAGAGGTTCCCTAGTTCCAGGTATTGTGCTGCGGCAGCCCTCAGCACAAAAAGCTGTGACGCCACACTGACAAGCCCTTCAATAACAAAGACTTCCGGTAACCATGAGGAAAAATGTGAGCCCTCCCCCCGTTAAGCGGCTGCGAAGAATTTTTCCGCAAATTCTGGTTCCAATACTGCTACTGCTGATTGCCAGTAATCTGCTGATCTTGGCCACTACCTATATCGCACTGGACCAGGAACTCCACAACAAAGACGATCGCTTATTGCTTACCGAGGCTGAAAAACTCTCCCAGCAATTTCAAAATGTGATACAAAAATTACCCATTGATGCCCGCCAAGCCAGCGGCTTTCCTGCGCTGGAAGGGGTCATTCGAGCAGAAACCGAGGCTCAATACGCCCATGAACTTAAGGATTGGGAGGCGCGACTAGCGCAATTATTTACCGGCATGTTACGCGCCAACCCCGCCCTCTCCCAAGTGCGCCTTATTCATAACACTGGGCAAGAACGTGTCCGGGTAGACCGCTATAACGAAGGCGGCCGCATCCAACGAGTTCCCAATTCCAAGCTGCAAAACAAAGGGGGCAGACAATACTTTACTGACACCATCAGCCTTGCTGCAGACGAGCACTACCTCTCCAAGATCGAACTGAATCGGGAAAACGGCAAAATTACAGAACCTCGTGAGCTGGTTATTCGCGTTGCCACCCCCGTTTTTCAACCCCAAGATACCAGCCAAGCCTATGGTGTTCTGGTGATTAACCTGGGACTGGCCCAAGCACTTGAAGAGATGGCCTCTTTGGCCGGAAATCGCAGCGTGATGTTGATCGAC
The DNA window shown above is from Spongiibacter sp. IMCC21906 and carries:
- a CDS encoding sulfurtransferase, whose protein sequence is MMDNLPLLIEADQLNELLREPGLLIIDVCSAENYARHHIPGAVHIAPSELQSGVKPAVGKLPTKAALQSLFQRVGLTPDSHVIAYDDEGGGWAGRLIWTLDAIGHKHYSYLNGGLHAWVEENHPVQQVAADPKPSDIEIALDTTPVAEIEDFIAMLDNPQLRIWDARSPEEYRGEKVFAAHGGHIPGAINLDWLELIDKENNMRLKELSSLQTRLNELGLSKDKSIITHCQTHHRSGLSYLLMKILGYPNIKGYHGSWGEWGNRNDTPIETGADHRSSAQQP
- a CDS encoding IS5 family transposase — translated: MSQLTFAEAEYQNKKRKTRRELFLEKMDGLIPWAKLEKKLRKHYPKGENGNPPYPLAIMLRVHCLQLFYNLSDPAMEDALYEIESMRRFAGLRLSDRLPDESTILRFRHFLERYKLGKVIFDTVSAQLRQQGLMMREGTIVDATIIAAPSSTKNQDGERDPEMHQTKKGNEWHFGMKMHIGVDDRDGLIHSIETTAANVHDLTAADQLLHGEEQRVWGDAGYTGIHKRDEFKDRDVDWRIALRPGTRRKLADQLQEMLEGIKASVRAKVEHPFRTIKQQFGYGKVRYRGLAKNTNRLYVLSAFTNLLRAEKYLPS
- a CDS encoding PAS domain-containing sensor histidine kinase, with amino-acid sequence MNAPLTTKPDAQQNYLKNELYTLIQQDPGIFEFIQSGSLDGLWYWDIEKPENEWMSPRFWETLGYAPSEKAHLASEWQDIIFQEDLATALVNFKEHCQNPDHPYDQIVRYRHRNGSTVWIRCRGMAVRDDNGRPLRMLGAHTDVTELKLAELRLAEKNDELLKYSYAISHDLKGPIGNAGLGLKLIEENFSAGLDPMAKTLLSQMTDTMSRMITVIDGLHNIAVVDGLESDSETFSLGALLETVKQDLQQDISQSNGHITLDSDGDITATKVLCTQVLYNLVQNALKYRKPEVAPQINIGLGETPSHWQVTVIDNGLGIAPQHHEKIFEFLKRLHANHEIAGSGLGLSFCKKAVSRLGGTLKLESAENCGAIFSFTIAKP
- the asd gene encoding archaetidylserine decarboxylase (Phosphatidylserine decarboxylase is synthesized as a single chain precursor. Generation of the pyruvoyl active site from a Ser is coupled to cleavage of a Gly-Ser bond between the larger (beta) and smaller (alpha chains). It is an integral membrane protein.): MKIVFIIFQYLLPQQCLSRLVGRLAECTTPWLKNALIKRFIRHYGVDMSEAAEPDPELYSNFNAFFTRALKEGARPIAEGSHDIACPADGVVSQLGKISAGRILQAKGQDYSLNQLLAGDQAMAAQFIDGHFATIYLSPKDYHRVHMPLDGELRSSTYVPGQLFSVNQTTADNVANLFARNERLISVFDTDAGPMAVILVGAMIVAGIETVWTGQIAPPPRQISTQHYPRQEAVSLKKGEEMGRFKLGSTVILLFGKDQVEWASQFGPLSPTRLGEPLGSHKIVSA